A genomic region of Bernardetia sp. ABR2-2B contains the following coding sequences:
- the prmC gene encoding peptide chain release factor N(5)-glutamine methyltransferase has translation MLVSEYLRKKTSSLISTEIDERESQATLRFLIEDTLLVNRMDFSNYLLNQEEINFLDKKVERLKNNEPLQYVTGKAYFYGLEFDISPAVLIPRPETEELVHQVLKDFEFKSKNKTTFLEVGTGSGCISITLAKNLPNFHFIAIDISKEALEIAKNNAKKNNVTNIEFIELDFLQESFTQIFLNYPQLQSVEHLISNPPYIRESEKKVMSNNVLNFEPHIALFVENKKPLIFYKALAKFFVCNINCKSGLLYVEINQYLANETKDLFMSFNLENCTIFKDLQQNSRFIRASYK, from the coding sequence ATGCTTGTTTCAGAATATCTAAGAAAAAAAACATCATCATTAATTTCTACTGAAATAGATGAACGAGAAAGTCAAGCAACTTTACGTTTTTTGATAGAAGATACATTATTAGTAAATAGAATGGATTTTTCTAATTATTTACTGAATCAAGAAGAAATCAATTTTTTAGATAAAAAAGTAGAACGTTTGAAAAATAATGAGCCTTTACAGTATGTTACTGGTAAGGCTTATTTTTATGGGTTAGAGTTTGATATTAGCCCTGCTGTTTTGATTCCACGACCTGAAACAGAGGAGCTTGTTCATCAAGTCTTAAAAGATTTTGAATTTAAAAGTAAAAATAAAACAACTTTCTTAGAGGTAGGAACTGGAAGTGGTTGTATCAGTATTACACTTGCAAAAAATCTCCCTAATTTTCATTTTATAGCTATTGATATTTCAAAAGAAGCCTTAGAGATAGCTAAAAATAATGCTAAAAAAAATAATGTAACTAATATAGAGTTCATAGAATTAGATTTTCTCCAAGAAAGCTTTACCCAAATATTTTTGAATTACCCTCAATTACAAAGTGTAGAGCATCTGATTAGTAATCCTCCTTACATCAGAGAATCTGAAAAAAAAGTCATGAGTAATAATGTGCTTAACTTTGAACCACATATAGCTCTCTTTGTTGAAAATAAAAAACCACTTATTTTTTATAAGGCATTAGCTAAGTTTTTTGTATGCAACATAAATTGTAAAAGTGGCTTACTTTATGTTGAAATAAACCAATATTTAGCAAATGAAACAAAAGACCTTTTTATGAGTTTTAATCTAGAAAACTGTACAATTTTTAAGGATTTACAACAAAACTCAAGATTTATAAGAGCAAGTTACAAATAG
- a CDS encoding methyltransferase domain-containing protein yields the protein MKTTLISSSESLSFPQNQTENTFSSIRKNSNKLIVENSSSKNYENLISYYQKATEDYKFWSENYHMHFGFYKTGMNPFDLEKMLLQMTKEVFERLEIPKNEEYITKTNQEIKAIDLGCGVGTSARYFAQKYPFAKITAVTLVQEQIELGKYLLKKEIEEGKIQNQNVESNINFFCTDYTNTPFANESFTSAYAIESSCYGNGKDKSELLEEASRLLKKGGKLVIADGFLKHGNELPFLVEKAYNKTCECWALSEMGQINPFVKAMEKASFTDIKVEDISWKVAPSVAHVPYITLKFLLKQFNLKSVKNLNQERKNNVFAPLMTMFLGLARNHFSYYIVSATKK from the coding sequence ATGAAAACTACGCTCATTTCTTCCTCTGAATCACTTTCTTTTCCACAAAACCAAACTGAAAATACTTTTAGTTCCATCAGAAAAAACTCAAACAAATTGATAGTAGAAAATTCATCTTCCAAAAATTATGAAAATCTCATTTCATATTATCAAAAAGCTACCGAAGATTATAAATTTTGGAGTGAAAACTACCACATGCATTTTGGTTTTTATAAAACAGGAATGAATCCTTTTGACTTAGAAAAAATGCTTCTTCAAATGACAAAAGAAGTTTTTGAGCGTTTAGAAATTCCAAAAAATGAAGAGTATATCACAAAAACAAATCAAGAAATAAAAGCTATTGATTTGGGTTGTGGAGTAGGAACAAGTGCAAGATATTTTGCTCAAAAATACCCTTTTGCGAAAATAACAGCCGTTACACTTGTTCAAGAACAAATAGAACTTGGAAAATATCTTTTAAAAAAAGAAATAGAAGAAGGCAAAATTCAAAACCAAAATGTAGAAAGTAACATCAATTTCTTTTGTACAGATTATACAAATACACCTTTTGCAAATGAAAGTTTTACTTCTGCTTATGCTATCGAAAGTAGTTGTTATGGAAATGGAAAAGATAAATCAGAACTCTTGGAAGAAGCTAGTCGGTTACTCAAAAAAGGAGGGAAGTTAGTAATAGCAGATGGATTTTTAAAACACGGAAACGAACTTCCTTTTTTAGTAGAAAAAGCCTATAATAAAACGTGTGAGTGTTGGGCATTATCAGAAATGGGACAGATAAACCCATTTGTAAAAGCAATGGAAAAAGCAAGTTTTACAGACATAAAGGTGGAAGATATTTCGTGGAAAGTTGCACCTTCGGTGGCTCATGTTCCTTATATTACTCTCAAGTTTTTACTCAAACAGTTCAACTTAAAATCTGTAAAAAATCTAAATCAAGAGCGAAAAAATAATGTTTTTGCTCCTCTTATGACGATGTTTTTAGGATTAGCAAGAAATCATTTTTCTTATTATATTGTAAGCGCAACCAAAAAATAA
- a CDS encoding 3'-5' exoribonuclease, whose protein sequence is MTYIMVDIEADGAIPSDYSMISLGAIVVDEPLDKTFYRCLQPISENYNPKALAVSGFSREETMNFAKPKIVMQEFSSWIKEVCKDRPIFISDNNGFDWMFVCWYFHHFLGENPFGFSSQNLGSLYKGIVKDTFKNFKHLRQTKHTHNALDDAKGNAEALLTIKKEFGLKIKF, encoded by the coding sequence ATGACTTATATTATGGTAGATATTGAAGCTGATGGCGCAATTCCATCAGATTATTCTATGATTTCATTGGGTGCAATTGTAGTTGATGAACCTCTTGATAAAACGTTTTATCGATGTTTGCAGCCCATTTCAGAAAATTATAATCCAAAAGCTTTAGCAGTTTCGGGTTTTAGTAGAGAAGAAACAATGAACTTTGCAAAGCCGAAAATTGTAATGCAAGAATTTTCAAGTTGGATAAAAGAGGTTTGTAAAGACCGCCCCATTTTTATTAGTGATAATAATGGCTTTGATTGGATGTTTGTCTGTTGGTATTTTCATCATTTTTTGGGAGAAAATCCGTTTGGTTTTAGTTCGCAAAACTTAGGAAGTCTTTACAAAGGCATTGTTAAAGATACTTTCAAAAACTTTAAGCATCTGCGCCAAACTAAACATACGCACAATGCACTTGATGATGCCAAAGGAAATGCAGAGGCATTATTGACTATCAAAAAAGAGTTTGGATTGAAAATTAAATTCTAA
- the map gene encoding type I methionyl aminopeptidase produces MGKPIYKTAQDLEKMRASADLLGRTHAEVAKRVMPGITTLELDKIAFEFIKDNGAVPSFLGLYGCPSSLLTSVNDQVVHGLPNNRPLKNGDIVSIDCGVLLNGFHADSAYTYEIGEVSAEVKNLLKATKEALYLGIEQLVYGNRIGDISNAIQKHTESKGYSVVRELVGHGLGRSLHEAPEVPNFGKPKKGDKIRNGLVIAIEPMINLGSKAVVQHSDGWTIMTRDGKPSAHFEHTVAVVDGKPEILTTFKYIEQAIKIFHS; encoded by the coding sequence ATGGGGAAACCAATATATAAAACAGCTCAAGATTTAGAAAAAATGCGTGCAAGCGCAGACTTATTAGGACGTACACATGCAGAAGTTGCAAAACGTGTAATGCCTGGTATTACTACTCTTGAACTTGACAAGATAGCCTTCGAATTTATAAAAGATAATGGTGCTGTTCCTAGTTTTTTAGGGCTTTATGGTTGCCCTAGTTCTTTGCTTACTTCTGTCAATGACCAAGTTGTTCATGGGTTGCCTAATAATCGTCCATTAAAAAATGGAGATATTGTTTCAATTGACTGTGGAGTTCTACTTAATGGTTTTCATGCAGATAGTGCTTACACGTATGAGATTGGAGAAGTTAGTGCAGAGGTTAAAAATTTGTTAAAAGCAACTAAAGAAGCTTTGTATTTGGGAATCGAACAGTTAGTTTACGGAAATAGAATAGGAGATATTAGTAATGCAATTCAAAAACATACAGAGTCAAAAGGATATTCAGTTGTGAGAGAATTGGTAGGACACGGACTGGGAAGAAGTCTGCATGAAGCCCCAGAAGTTCCAAACTTTGGAAAACCTAAAAAGGGAGATAAAATACGTAATGGATTAGTAATAGCTATCGAACCAATGATTAATTTGGGTTCTAAAGCCGTGGTACAACACTCTGACGGATGGACAATAATGACTAGAGATGGAAAGCCTTCTGCACACTTTGAGCATACAGTAGCTGTCGTAGATGGAAAACCTGAAATCTTAACTACCTTCAAATACATTGAACAAGCAATTAAGATTTTTCATAGTTAA
- a CDS encoding PKD domain-containing protein has product MHINLPEGSKAISLLLTTVICTAFFLLPTSTIAQYLPDNFESIKPLSNKLMVKIKPNTTNKLQQANSQFKVQKIERRFKVATQNSKIPSIKTIQANTIRLQDWYEIDIASSSSLQEAIHYYQNQDFVEYAEPIYPNYILAPPYIPNDPSMSAQWQLDVSQLYAAWGLHKGDSNTVIGIVDTGVHYIHQDLKNQIKVNYAEKYGQTGIDDDNNGFVDDSLGYSFGFMSPASYDFQGHGTGVAGMAAATTDDGLGIAGASFNCRILPVAVLSPSYRIVNMYDGILYAAENGCKVINVSIGRPNLGFQWEQDVIDYVTLVKDALVVAAAGNTAQELDFYPASYKHVLSVAHSDTGDNRFSGSTFSTYVDVMAPGVRVLTTHANGSYSYAWGSSYASPFVAGIAALVRSAFPNLSAAQAGELVRVTADNKYNLPANAPYLEKLGKGRVNAFRALNEQSSAKALRMDNISYFGRNGQTAFSGDTITLEADFINYLNPITENGKVIISTSSPYIEVIDSVFNTSTMATMQQKNNATVPFRFIVSQDAPLDLKVKFRLGFSDTNYSDYQYFSIPVNAPYLAIPFNTINFTLTGNGRAGFYDIYNSLGNGITSNGSQTLQEGGLIVGKSSTNVSDNILTNINGVYKDDDFKMIDIPRITEKTPFFTKATSEFADTLGAIVPPVGVHVTHTVKGRTNTPHHQYVILEYEFTNISGAVMDSMNVGLYYDWNLGDYTRNFADWENNREFGYVFGTGTSGYAGIKAIGTKKTYFALDFQNVGGNNINVNDGFASAEKYQSVSTGVSKKRAGFSTSGGDVAHIVGTVLENFEINETRKVTFVVMVAPTLSALRDAHDAAVLATDTLSSISPTPIVNNTLCENTSYTITPEGGTNFRLYDIANTQTPIQSGTSFTLTPADLGRTFYVTNTDSVLEGDYTLLRFSARTAVANFSSPSQINLDEFNTIRFNDRSQNAVSWLWNFGNGATSTLENPSTTYSRQGTYSVTLTITDIAGCTSTIVKRINAVRKSPDPVIFTTAQQSCDNTPIEIRPSATGTNFKFYDSEDRLLARGRSYLVPPKSIDSLYISNIDSALESNKVLVKIQWAKLDADFTASPTQDTLLYDNVLFQSTSTSDFFIYSTTWDFGDGSPTKVGTVVSHMYDAQGKYNVKMTVKNQFGCIKVVEKSFYVGKKSSKPSITSLIKVCKGNRLTIRPNGGTNFNFYSDLDSLPIAQGHEISFPPNSILPSALYITGADSLIESDPVKTYLEVVQVAPSFDFLRELFLDENTEVRFTDNTTSAVSWLWDFGDGTTSTERNPVHSYNTQGDYVITLTVRTAAGCQGTASKSLLVFRRSPKPIINDLFVCRFDSTTIVPQGGTLFNFYDLPTSSRPIHTGRTYNVGFISQPKDIWVTNLDSALESFPVKVKIDFSRPSSDFEMSVTDTLNLFEQDTLFLEDKSNSSVWWYWSFGNGEIAMTQNAQTIYKQQGEYKVILITRDSLGCIDSLSKNLVVIDKPVITGGEDITDYQVLVYPNPASDYLNAYVELQTSDEVMIRIYNSLGQELITSSKEKITKKRFIFDVRTLTKGVYYVQIIMSDKVVNKKVVLE; this is encoded by the coding sequence ATGCACATAAATTTACCAGAAGGCAGCAAGGCTATTTCTCTACTACTTACAACTGTTATTTGTACGGCATTTTTTTTATTGCCAACAAGTACTATTGCTCAATATCTTCCTGATAATTTTGAAAGTATCAAGCCATTAAGTAATAAATTGATGGTCAAAATAAAGCCAAACACTACTAACAAATTACAACAAGCTAACTCACAATTCAAAGTTCAAAAAATAGAAAGAAGGTTTAAAGTTGCAACCCAAAACTCAAAAATCCCTTCTATTAAAACTATTCAAGCTAATACTATTCGTTTGCAGGATTGGTATGAAATAGATATTGCTTCTTCTTCATCTCTTCAAGAAGCTATTCATTATTATCAAAATCAAGATTTTGTAGAGTATGCCGAACCTATTTATCCTAATTATATTCTAGCTCCTCCTTATATTCCTAATGATCCTTCTATGTCAGCTCAATGGCAATTAGATGTAAGTCAGTTGTATGCAGCTTGGGGTTTGCATAAAGGAGATAGCAATACTGTTATTGGAATTGTAGATACTGGTGTGCATTATATCCACCAAGATTTGAAGAATCAAATTAAAGTTAATTATGCTGAAAAGTATGGACAAACTGGAATAGATGATGATAATAATGGTTTTGTAGATGATAGCTTGGGGTATAGTTTTGGATTTATGTCTCCCGCTTCTTATGATTTTCAAGGACATGGAACTGGTGTCGCAGGTATGGCTGCTGCCACAACCGATGATGGGTTAGGCATAGCAGGAGCAAGTTTTAATTGCCGTATTTTACCTGTGGCTGTTCTTTCCCCTTCTTATCGAATTGTCAATATGTATGATGGAATTTTATATGCTGCTGAAAATGGCTGTAAGGTAATTAATGTTTCTATTGGTCGTCCTAATTTGGGTTTTCAATGGGAGCAAGACGTAATTGATTATGTAACACTTGTAAAGGATGCTCTAGTAGTAGCTGCAGCAGGAAATACAGCGCAAGAATTAGATTTTTACCCTGCTTCTTACAAACATGTGCTTTCAGTTGCACACTCTGATACTGGAGATAATAGATTTTCAGGCTCAACGTTTAGTACGTATGTAGATGTAATGGCACCAGGGGTTAGAGTTCTTACTACTCATGCAAATGGTTCTTATAGTTATGCATGGGGATCATCTTATGCCTCTCCGTTTGTGGCTGGTATTGCTGCTTTGGTTCGTTCAGCATTTCCCAATTTGTCTGCAGCCCAAGCAGGAGAGCTTGTCCGTGTAACGGCAGATAATAAATATAATTTACCAGCAAATGCTCCTTACTTGGAAAAATTAGGTAAAGGCAGGGTAAACGCTTTTAGAGCTTTAAATGAACAAAGTAGCGCAAAGGCTCTTAGAATGGACAATATTTCTTATTTTGGTAGAAATGGACAGACTGCTTTTTCTGGTGATACTATCACATTAGAGGCAGATTTCATCAATTATTTGAATCCAATTACGGAAAATGGAAAAGTTATTATTTCGACATCTTCTCCTTATATAGAAGTTATAGATAGCGTATTCAATACAAGTACAATGGCAACCATGCAGCAAAAAAATAATGCTACTGTTCCTTTTCGTTTTATTGTTAGTCAAGATGCTCCCTTAGATTTGAAAGTGAAATTTCGCTTAGGTTTTTCAGATACAAATTATTCAGATTATCAATACTTTAGTATTCCTGTCAATGCACCTTATTTAGCCATTCCATTTAATACCATAAACTTTACACTTACGGGAAATGGACGTGCAGGATTTTATGATATTTATAATAGCTTGGGAAATGGAATCACTTCAAATGGTTCTCAAACTCTTCAAGAAGGGGGATTAATCGTTGGCAAATCTTCTACAAATGTGTCAGATAATATATTGACAAATATTAATGGAGTATATAAAGATGATGATTTTAAAATGATTGACATTCCTAGAATTACAGAAAAAACACCATTTTTTACTAAAGCAACATCAGAATTTGCTGATACGCTAGGTGCTATTGTTCCTCCTGTGGGAGTTCATGTAACGCATACAGTAAAAGGAAGAACTAATACACCTCATCATCAATATGTTATTTTAGAATATGAATTTACTAACATAAGTGGTGCTGTAATGGATTCTATGAATGTAGGTTTGTATTATGATTGGAATTTAGGAGATTATACACGCAACTTTGCAGATTGGGAGAACAACCGTGAATTTGGTTATGTATTTGGAACAGGCACTAGTGGATATGCAGGTATAAAAGCAATTGGTACGAAAAAAACCTATTTTGCATTAGATTTTCAAAATGTGGGTGGCAACAATATTAATGTAAATGATGGTTTTGCTTCTGCTGAAAAATATCAAAGTGTTTCGACTGGAGTTTCAAAGAAACGTGCAGGGTTTAGCACTAGTGGAGGAGATGTAGCTCATATTGTGGGAACAGTTTTAGAAAATTTTGAAATAAATGAAACACGTAAAGTTACCTTCGTTGTGATGGTTGCTCCTACTTTGTCTGCTCTTAGAGATGCTCATGATGCTGCTGTTTTGGCAACTGACACACTATCCTCTATTTCACCGACTCCAATAGTAAATAATACGCTTTGTGAAAATACTTCTTATACAATTACCCCAGAGGGAGGAACAAATTTTAGACTTTATGATATAGCTAACACACAAACACCTATTCAATCAGGCACTTCTTTTACACTTACACCTGCTGATTTAGGTCGTACTTTTTATGTAACTAATACAGATTCAGTTTTGGAGGGAGATTACACATTACTTCGTTTTAGCGCACGTACTGCTGTAGCTAATTTTAGTTCTCCTTCTCAAATCAATTTAGATGAATTTAATACTATCCGTTTCAATGATAGAAGCCAGAATGCCGTTTCTTGGTTATGGAATTTTGGAAATGGAGCTACTTCTACGCTAGAAAATCCTTCTACGACTTATTCTAGACAAGGAACTTACTCTGTTACTCTAACCATTACAGATATTGCAGGATGTACGAGTACGATAGTGAAGAGAATTAATGCTGTACGAAAATCTCCTGACCCTGTCATATTTACTACTGCACAACAGTCTTGTGATAATACACCTATCGAAATACGTCCTTCTGCAACAGGAACTAATTTCAAATTTTATGATTCGGAGGATAGACTTTTAGCAAGGGGAAGAAGTTATCTAGTACCACCAAAATCTATTGACAGTTTGTATATCAGTAATATAGATTCTGCATTGGAAAGTAATAAGGTTTTAGTAAAAATACAATGGGCAAAACTAGATGCTGATTTCACAGCTAGTCCTACACAAGATACACTCTTATATGATAATGTATTGTTTCAAAGTACATCAACAAGTGATTTTTTTATATATAGTACGACTTGGGATTTTGGTGATGGTTCGCCTACTAAAGTAGGAACAGTTGTGAGCCACATGTATGATGCTCAAGGAAAGTATAACGTTAAAATGACAGTTAAGAATCAGTTTGGTTGTATTAAAGTTGTTGAAAAGAGTTTTTATGTTGGAAAGAAATCTTCAAAACCTTCTATTACTTCTCTGATAAAAGTGTGTAAAGGAAACAGACTTACAATAAGACCTAATGGAGGCACAAATTTTAATTTTTATTCTGATTTAGACTCCCTCCCTATTGCACAAGGACACGAAATTTCATTTCCACCAAACTCTATTCTTCCTTCTGCATTGTATATAACAGGAGCTGATTCTTTAATTGAGAGCGACCCTGTAAAAACATACTTGGAAGTAGTGCAAGTTGCGCCTAGTTTTGATTTCTTGCGAGAGCTTTTCTTAGATGAAAATACGGAAGTTAGGTTTACAGATAATACTACTTCTGCTGTATCGTGGTTGTGGGATTTTGGAGATGGAACAACTTCAACAGAGCGAAACCCTGTACATAGTTATAATACACAAGGAGATTATGTCATTACACTGACTGTCAGAACAGCAGCAGGATGTCAAGGAACAGCTTCAAAGAGTTTACTTGTATTCAGACGTTCTCCAAAGCCAATTATAAATGATTTATTTGTGTGTAGGTTTGATTCAACTACCATTGTTCCACAAGGAGGTACATTATTTAATTTCTATGATTTGCCTACAAGTTCTCGTCCTATCCATACAGGAAGAACATATAACGTGGGTTTTATAAGTCAGCCTAAAGATATTTGGGTTACAAATCTAGATTCTGCTTTAGAAAGTTTCCCTGTTAAAGTAAAAATAGATTTTAGTCGTCCTTCCTCTGATTTTGAAATGAGTGTAACCGATACGCTTAACCTTTTCGAACAAGATACTTTATTTTTGGAAGATAAAAGTAATAGTTCTGTTTGGTGGTATTGGAGTTTTGGGAATGGAGAAATTGCTATGACTCAAAACGCTCAAACTATTTATAAGCAGCAAGGAGAGTATAAAGTTATCTTAATTACTAGAGATAGTTTGGGTTGTATTGATTCATTGAGCAAAAATTTAGTTGTGATAGACAAACCTGTAATTACTGGGGGGGAAGACATTACTGATTATCAAGTCTTGGTGTATCCAAATCCTGCTTCTGACTATCTCAATGCCTATGTAGAGTTACAAACAAGTGATGAAGTAATGATTCGTATCTATAATAGTTTGGGGCAAGAATTAATTACTAGTTCGAAAGAAAAAATTACGAAGAAACGTTTTATTTTTGATGTCAGAACACTCACAAAAGGAGTGTATTATGTTCAAATAATAATGTCAGATAAGGTAGTAAACAAAAAAGTAGTGCTAGAATAG
- a CDS encoding OmpA family protein, with product MKKGIRNLSLLLMFLLAGTFAKAQDADTTAESDDKAKDGATSIYEQWHDPQRFRLPPAVNQLLTDEVSPAISRDGKTLIFQSNRGKGWKGYGLYMTTRDDNGKWTKPTALESINSKAGDSTVISGPFLSYDGMSLFFSSNMEDTKGGMDLYVATRESMDGEFGEPTNLGDVNTADYQGFPTVSADGNRMYYMQRAEGAENNTDEAGSTEETESKSKSEKVWCYTAMVSSRSADNVWSAGEEVVGAMNEDCSKAFRIMPDGETMFYTSMKEGAKMQGHTKGIRADAKDFDLFMSRMEGESWGDPMAADFANHLSAEGYVSMAPNDGAHTVMYFDAAMNASREIFWTLVPPGFAPRKVMMARGNVEDSVTGEPVYTIMKFENQTRPSLGYDKYNDEETGKFSTVITEGNTYKVSIDHEDYLPYTFMWDFTNADEITNLYQRVRLVPKGVEVTVTLLDAIDEQPVDAKLTVKAADDTSIGDVEKAGTGKYEARLDPGQVYTLTAEATGNYMEEVDTLDLTQAQFGDKVNKILYMLDATKIKFDNINFRTARWDLNAEAKAELDKVYQFLTDYPKMKIRIEAHTDYRGGDSYNQRLSQNRAKSALDYLVSKGIPTERLESEGYGEAQPTVPNEVDGRANQANMAINRRVEFKIVR from the coding sequence ATGAAAAAAGGAATCCGTAATTTGAGCTTATTGCTCATGTTTCTTTTGGCTGGTACATTCGCTAAAGCACAAGATGCTGATACTACAGCCGAAAGCGACGACAAAGCAAAAGATGGTGCTACAAGCATCTATGAACAATGGCATGACCCACAACGTTTTCGTTTACCACCTGCCGTAAACCAACTTCTTACTGACGAAGTCTCTCCTGCTATCAGTCGTGATGGCAAAACATTAATTTTCCAATCTAATCGTGGAAAAGGATGGAAAGGATATGGTCTTTATATGACTACTCGTGATGACAATGGCAAATGGACAAAACCAACTGCATTGGAATCGATTAATTCTAAAGCAGGTGATAGCACTGTAATTTCTGGTCCATTTTTAAGCTATGACGGAATGAGCCTTTTCTTTTCTTCTAACATGGAAGATACAAAAGGTGGAATGGATTTATACGTAGCTACTCGTGAGAGTATGGACGGTGAATTTGGTGAGCCTACAAACTTAGGAGACGTAAATACTGCTGACTACCAAGGTTTCCCAACTGTTTCTGCTGACGGAAATCGTATGTATTATATGCAACGTGCTGAAGGTGCAGAAAACAATACTGATGAGGCTGGTTCTACTGAAGAAACAGAGTCTAAATCTAAATCTGAAAAAGTATGGTGTTATACTGCAATGGTTTCTAGCCGTTCTGCTGACAATGTATGGTCTGCTGGTGAAGAAGTAGTAGGTGCTATGAATGAAGATTGTAGCAAAGCATTTCGTATCATGCCTGATGGTGAAACTATGTTTTATACTTCTATGAAAGAAGGAGCTAAAATGCAAGGTCATACAAAAGGTATCCGTGCTGATGCTAAAGATTTTGATTTGTTTATGTCACGTATGGAAGGTGAGTCTTGGGGTGACCCAATGGCTGCTGATTTTGCTAATCATCTTTCTGCTGAAGGGTATGTAAGTATGGCACCAAATGATGGAGCGCATACAGTGATGTATTTTGATGCTGCTATGAATGCTTCTCGTGAAATTTTTTGGACATTAGTTCCTCCAGGCTTTGCTCCTCGTAAAGTAATGATGGCTCGTGGTAATGTAGAAGATTCAGTTACAGGAGAGCCTGTTTATACTATCATGAAGTTTGAAAATCAAACTCGTCCTTCTTTAGGATATGACAAGTACAACGACGAAGAAACTGGTAAATTCTCTACTGTAATTACAGAAGGAAATACATACAAAGTAAGTATTGATCACGAAGATTACTTACCATATACTTTTATGTGGGATTTCACAAATGCTGACGAAATTACTAATCTTTACCAACGTGTACGTTTAGTACCTAAAGGTGTTGAAGTTACTGTTACTCTTCTTGATGCTATTGATGAGCAGCCTGTAGATGCAAAACTTACTGTTAAAGCTGCTGATGATACTAGTATTGGAGATGTTGAGAAAGCTGGAACTGGTAAATATGAAGCTCGTCTTGATCCAGGTCAGGTTTATACATTGACTGCTGAGGCAACAGGTAACTATATGGAAGAAGTAGATACATTAGACCTTACTCAAGCACAGTTTGGTGATAAAGTAAACAAAATTCTTTATATGCTTGATGCTACAAAAATTAAGTTTGATAACATCAACTTTAGAACAGCTCGTTGGGATTTGAATGCAGAAGCAAAAGCTGAATTGGATAAAGTATATCAATTCTTAACTGATTATCCTAAAATGAAAATCCGTATTGAAGCACACACGGATTACCGTGGTGGAGATTCGTATAACCAACGTCTTTCTCAAAACCGTGCAAAATCTGCTTTAGATTATTTAGTTTCTAAAGGAATTCCTACTGAACGTTTAGAGTCTGAAGGATATGGTGAAGCACAACCTACTGTTCCTAATGAAGTAGATGGAAGAGCTAATCAAGCAAATATGGCTATCAACCGTCGTGTAGAATTCAAAATTGTTAGATAA